From a region of the Thalassospira sp. TSL5-1 genome:
- the gcvH gene encoding glycine cleavage system protein GcvH gives MAKKFSKEHEWLEINGDVATVGITDHAQQALGDIVYVELPEIGKKLAKDGDAAVVESVKAASDVYAPVDGEVVEANEELDANPALVNESPENDGWFFKIKLSDASQLDDLMDEAAYKAFVEGLED, from the coding sequence ATGGCTAAAAAATTCTCCAAAGAACATGAATGGCTGGAAATTAACGGCGATGTGGCAACCGTCGGCATTACCGACCATGCCCAGCAGGCGCTGGGCGACATCGTTTATGTCGAACTGCCGGAAATTGGCAAAAAGCTTGCCAAGGATGGTGATGCTGCCGTTGTCGAATCGGTCAAGGCGGCCAGCGACGTTTATGCGCCGGTGGATGGCGAAGTGGTTGAAGCCAACGAAGAACTTGATGCCAACCCGGCCCTGGTCAACGAATCGCCGGAAAATGACGGCTGGTTTTTCAAAATCAAATTGTCTGATGCTTCCCAGCTTGATGATCTGATGGACGAAGCGGCCTATAAGGCGTTTGTTGAAGGTCTGGAGGACTGA
- the gcvPA gene encoding aminomethyl-transferring glycine dehydrogenase subunit GcvPA, with protein MRYLPLTQADRASMLETIGAGSVDELYSDVPEGALLKEPVDLPHHQGEMQVERDMAQLAAKNMGTASAPSFLGAGAYRHHIPATVDYIIQRGEFLTAYTPYQPEIAQGTLQYLFEFQTQVASITEMDVANASMWDGATSCAEAVLMACRATRRKKAVLSGGLHPHYREVTETYCQYSDTEVAGRDGHPEHQATADELDDLIDDQTACVVVQYPDVFGRLADHTKLAEACHAKGALLVVVFTEAVAFGAIKSPGSFGADIVCGEGQSIGNALGYGGPYVGLFATTSKLVRQMPGRLCGETVDQDGKRGFVLTLSTREQHIRREKATSNICTNSGLCSLAFTVHMSLLGEDGYRKLAAINHERAVTTADALDAVDCVEVVNDSFFNEFTVKLSKPAAEVVEALVARGILAGVPLSRLYPNRDDLGQYMLVAVTETNTDDDIAALAAALKEVLA; from the coding sequence ATGCGCTATCTTCCGCTGACCCAGGCTGACCGTGCTTCGATGCTGGAAACCATCGGGGCGGGCTCGGTCGATGAACTTTACAGCGACGTGCCCGAAGGGGCGTTGCTCAAGGAACCGGTCGATCTGCCGCACCATCAGGGTGAAATGCAGGTTGAACGCGATATGGCGCAACTTGCTGCCAAAAATATGGGAACGGCATCCGCCCCCAGTTTTCTTGGCGCAGGGGCCTATCGCCACCATATTCCCGCAACGGTGGATTACATCATCCAGCGTGGCGAGTTTTTAACCGCTTATACGCCCTATCAGCCGGAAATCGCCCAGGGCACCTTGCAGTACCTGTTTGAATTCCAGACCCAGGTGGCCTCCATTACCGAAATGGATGTTGCCAATGCCTCGATGTGGGATGGTGCGACCTCCTGTGCCGAAGCCGTGCTGATGGCCTGCCGGGCGACCCGCCGTAAAAAGGCGGTTCTCTCGGGTGGTTTGCACCCGCATTACCGTGAAGTCACCGAAACCTATTGCCAATATAGCGATACCGAGGTTGCCGGTCGCGATGGTCACCCGGAACACCAGGCCACGGCCGACGAACTGGATGATCTGATCGATGATCAGACCGCCTGTGTTGTTGTGCAGTATCCGGATGTTTTTGGGCGTTTGGCCGATCACACCAAACTGGCCGAAGCCTGCCATGCCAAGGGCGCGCTTTTGGTTGTTGTCTTTACCGAAGCCGTTGCCTTTGGCGCGATCAAATCGCCGGGCAGCTTTGGCGCCGACATCGTGTGTGGCGAAGGCCAGTCGATTGGTAACGCGCTGGGTTATGGCGGGCCGTATGTGGGCCTGTTTGCCACCACCAGCAAACTTGTCCGCCAGATGCCCGGTCGCCTGTGTGGTGAAACGGTGGACCAGGACGGCAAGCGTGGTTTTGTATTAACCCTGTCCACCCGCGAACAGCATATTCGCCGTGAAAAGGCGACATCGAACATCTGCACCAATTCGGGCCTGTGTTCGCTGGCCTTTACCGTGCATATGAGCCTGCTGGGCGAGGATGGCTATCGCAAGCTGGCCGCTATCAACCACGAACGCGCCGTGACCACCGCTGATGCGCTGGATGCGGTTGACTGTGTTGAGGTGGTTAATGACAGCTTCTTTAACGAATTTACCGTGAAGCTCTCAAAACCGGCCGCCGAAGTGGTCGAAGCCCTGGTGGCACGCGGTATTCTGGCTGGCGTGCCATTGTCGCGGCTGTATCCGAACCGCGATGATCTGGGCCAGTATATGCTGGTGGCTGTAACCGAAACCAACACCGATGACGATATTGCGGCCCTTGCCGCTGCCTTAAAGGAGGTGCTGGCATGA
- the gcvPB gene encoding aminomethyl-transferring glycine dehydrogenase subunit GcvPB, whose product MTFQTHTGNRGLVLEEKLIFEQGEPGRSGVDLPDPAPVKSRLGGLARDENSEIGLPGLSEPQVVRHFTRLSQKNFGIDSGFFPLGSCTMKHNPRLNEKVARLPGIADLHPMQPESTVQGALELIDQCAHWLMVLTGMPAVAMSPASGAQGELCGMMAIRAALDARGENRRRVLVPESAHGTNPATAAACGFTVDSIPATEDGRVDLAAFEAKLGDDVAGIMLTNPNTCGLFERDVRKIADLVHAAGGYFYCDGANFNAIVGRVRPADLGIDAMHINLHKTFSTPHGGGGPGSGPVVFSDALAPFAPIPYVVKTEDGFHLVETAEEKDGKKPFGRLKGFHGQMGMFVRALSYMKSHGADGLRQASGDAVLNANYLLARLKTKLSVAFPGYCMHEALFDDDFLKGTGVSTLDLAKAIIDEGFHPMTMYFPLVVHGALLIEPTETETKESIDQFCDAVLSLVAKAEAGDSEFFKNAPYLTPRRRLDETAAARKPILRWSPSNA is encoded by the coding sequence ATGACGTTTCAGACCCATACCGGCAATCGTGGCCTTGTGCTTGAAGAAAAGCTGATCTTTGAACAGGGTGAGCCAGGCCGTAGCGGCGTTGACCTGCCGGACCCGGCACCGGTCAAAAGCCGCCTGGGCGGCCTTGCCCGCGATGAAAACAGCGAAATTGGCCTTCCTGGCCTGTCCGAACCGCAGGTGGTGCGTCACTTCACCCGCTTAAGCCAGAAGAATTTCGGGATCGATTCCGGTTTCTTCCCGCTGGGTTCGTGCACCATGAAGCACAATCCGCGCTTGAATGAAAAGGTCGCCCGGTTGCCCGGCATTGCCGATTTGCACCCGATGCAGCCTGAAAGCACCGTTCAGGGTGCGCTGGAACTGATCGACCAGTGCGCGCACTGGCTGATGGTTCTGACCGGCATGCCCGCCGTTGCCATGTCGCCTGCATCGGGCGCACAGGGCGAACTGTGTGGCATGATGGCCATTCGTGCCGCCCTCGATGCCCGCGGCGAAAACCGCCGTCGTGTGCTGGTGCCGGAATCCGCTCACGGGACCAACCCGGCAACGGCTGCTGCCTGTGGTTTTACGGTCGATTCGATCCCGGCCACCGAAGATGGCCGGGTTGATCTGGCCGCCTTTGAAGCCAAGCTGGGCGACGATGTGGCTGGCATCATGCTGACCAATCCCAATACCTGCGGGTTGTTTGAACGCGACGTTCGCAAGATCGCCGATCTGGTTCATGCCGCTGGTGGCTATTTTTACTGCGATGGCGCGAATTTCAACGCCATTGTTGGCCGTGTTCGCCCGGCTGATCTTGGCATTGATGCCATGCACATCAACCTGCACAAAACCTTTTCCACCCCGCATGGCGGCGGTGGGCCGGGTTCCGGGCCGGTGGTGTTCTCGGATGCGCTGGCACCGTTTGCGCCGATTCCCTATGTAGTCAAAACCGAAGATGGCTTCCATCTGGTGGAAACTGCCGAGGAAAAAGACGGTAAAAAGCCGTTTGGCCGCCTGAAGGGCTTTCATGGGCAGATGGGCATGTTTGTGCGCGCCCTGTCTTATATGAAAAGCCACGGGGCCGACGGGTTGCGCCAGGCATCGGGGGATGCGGTTTTGAATGCCAACTATTTGCTGGCACGCCTTAAAACCAAACTCAGTGTCGCGTTTCCGGGCTATTGCATGCACGAGGCCCTGTTTGATGATGATTTCCTGAAAGGGACCGGTGTTTCGACGCTGGACCTTGCCAAGGCGATTATTGATGAAGGCTTCCATCCGATGACCATGTATTTTCCGCTGGTGGTGCATGGGGCGCTTTTGATCGAGCCGACCGAAACCGAAACCAAGGAATCGATTGACCAGTTCTGCGACGCGGTACTGTCACTGGTTGCCAAGGCAGAGGCGGGTGATTCGGAATTCTTCAAAAATGCACCCTATTTGACCCCGCGCCGGCGTCTGGATGAAACGGCAGCAGCGCGCAAACCAATTTTGCGCTGGAGCCCGTCAAACGCTTGA
- a CDS encoding protein phosphatase CheZ, whose amino-acid sequence MTRPVQKVFTAERRLRERQGAVVEDWSDSFFDPSLETGMGAGGGTAPSAPATVALPPHGGGGNQEILDEIRAMRAEMAQLRNAIANGAAVAVDGGQGHASEDMPSALAEPAKSEPLDILPEPVSSRPSHSNRPGASEPDRDDLELIRGQIEEMNEHIHKAKIQIAALRHPKATDDRLVTAASELDAIVKDTEMATHTILESAEQIDDLAMTLKNSATSDFVADHVEQIAFIVTKIFESCNFQDITGQRINKVVKTLEFVEKRVHNMILIWGEDAFADLPMTQEEEDVAKAEDSDLLNGPQMEGEGISQDDIDKLFD is encoded by the coding sequence ATGACGCGTCCCGTGCAGAAAGTTTTTACAGCCGAACGACGTTTGCGTGAACGTCAGGGGGCTGTTGTTGAAGACTGGTCGGATTCCTTTTTTGATCCGTCGCTTGAAACAGGCATGGGGGCAGGCGGAGGAACTGCACCTTCCGCCCCGGCTACGGTTGCGCTTCCGCCTCATGGAGGGGGTGGCAACCAGGAAATACTGGATGAAATTCGCGCCATGCGGGCCGAGATGGCACAGTTGCGCAATGCCATTGCAAATGGTGCTGCCGTTGCCGTCGATGGCGGGCAGGGCCATGCCAGCGAGGATATGCCATCAGCCCTGGCTGAACCGGCAAAATCGGAACCGCTCGACATTTTGCCAGAACCGGTTTCAAGCCGGCCATCGCATTCCAATCGCCCTGGTGCCAGCGAGCCGGACCGCGATGACCTTGAACTGATCCGTGGTCAGATCGAGGAAATGAACGAACATATCCACAAGGCCAAAATCCAGATTGCGGCCCTGCGCCATCCCAAGGCGACCGATGATCGCCTGGTCACAGCGGCCAGCGAGCTTGATGCCATCGTCAAAGATACCGAAATGGCAACCCATACCATTCTGGAATCGGCCGAACAGATCGACGATCTGGCGATGACATTGAAAAACTCTGCCACCAGCGATTTTGTCGCCGATCATGTGGAACAGATTGCCTTTATCGTCACCAAGATTTTTGAATCCTGCAACTTTCAGGACATTACCGGTCAGCGCATCAATAAAGTGGTCAAGACCCTGGAATTCGTTGAAAAACGCGTTCACAACATGATTTTGATCTGGGGCGAGGATGCCTTTGCCGATCTGCCGATGACCCAGGAAGAAGAAGACGTAGCCAAGGCAGAAGATTCGGATTTGTTGAATGGGCCGCAAATGGAAGGCGAAGGGATCAGCCAGGACGACATCGACAAGCTGTTCGATTAG